Proteins found in one Streptococcus mitis genomic segment:
- a CDS encoding S1C family serine protease: protein MKHLKTFYKKWFQLLVVIVISFFSGALGSLSITQLTQKSGVNNSNNNNSTITQTAYKNENSTTQAVNKVKDAVVSVITYSANRQNSVFGNDDTDTDSQQISSEGSGVIYKKNDKEAYIVTNNHVINGASKVDIRLSDGTKVPGEIVGADTFSDIAVVKISSEKVTTVAEFGDSSKLTVGETAIAIGSPLGSEYANTVTQGIVSSLNRNVSLKSEDGQAISTKAIQTDTAINPGNSGGPLINIQGQVIGITSSKIATNGGTSVEGLGFAIPANDAINIIEQLEKNGKVTRPALGIQMVNLSNINTSDIRRLNIPSNVTYGVVVRSVQSNMPANGHLEKYDVITKVDDKEISSSTDLQSALYNHSIGDTIKITYYRNGKEETTSIKLDKSSGDLES from the coding sequence TTACAAAAAATGGTTTCAATTATTAGTCGTTATCGTCATTAGCTTTTTTAGTGGAGCCTTGGGGAGTCTTTCAATAACTCAACTAACTCAAAAAAGTGGTGTAAATAACTCTAACAACAACAATAGTACTATTACACAAACTGCCTATAAGAACGAAAATTCAACAACACAGGCTGTTAACAAAGTAAAAGATGCTGTTGTTTCTGTTATTACTTATTCAGCTAACAGACAAAATAGCGTATTTGGTAATGATGATACTGACACAGATTCTCAGCAAATCTCTAGTGAAGGATCTGGGGTTATTTATAAAAAGAATGATAAAGAAGCTTACATCGTAACCAATAATCACGTTATAAATGGCGCCAGCAAAGTAGATATTCGTTTGTCAGATGGAACTAAAGTACCTGGAGAAATCGTCGGAGCTGATACTTTCTCTGATATTGCTGTCGTCAAAATCTCTTCAGAAAAAGTGACAACAGTAGCTGAATTTGGTGATTCTAGTAAGTTAACCGTAGGAGAAACTGCCATTGCTATTGGTAGCCCATTGGGTTCTGAATATGCAAATACTGTCACTCAGGGTATTGTATCTAGTCTCAATCGAAATGTATCTTTAAAATCTGAAGATGGACAAGCCATTTCTACAAAAGCCATCCAAACTGATACTGCTATTAACCCAGGTAACTCTGGTGGCCCACTGATCAATATTCAAGGACAGGTTATCGGAATTACCTCAAGTAAAATTGCCACAAATGGAGGAACATCTGTAGAAGGTCTTGGTTTCGCAATCCCTGCAAATGATGCTATCAATATTATTGAACAGTTAGAAAAGAACGGTAAAGTGACTCGTCCAGCTTTGGGAATTCAAATGGTCAATCTCTCAAATATTAATACAAGTGATATTAGAAGACTTAATATTCCAAGCAATGTAACATATGGTGTAGTTGTTCGTTCTGTGCAGAGCAATATGCCTGCTAATGGTCACCTTGAAAAATACGATGTTATTACAAAAGTAGATGACAAAGAGATTTCTTCATCAACAGACTTACAAAGTGCTCTTTACAATCATTCTATCGGAGACACCATTAAGATCACTTACTATCGCAACGGTAAAGAAGAAACTACATCTATTAAACTTGACAAGAGTTCAGGTGATTTAGAATCTTAA